From a single Catenulispora sp. EB89 genomic region:
- a CDS encoding alcohol dehydrogenase catalytic domain-containing protein yields MSVYRAVQVSGSRSFAAVQREAEEPGPGFVRLRVEACGVCHSDALAVEGLRADPSVPVVPGHEIVGVIEAVGEQVGERAGGQAGGQVRSWQVGDRVGVGFLAGHCGVCDSCRRGDFVYCQNQQQTGTTIDGGYAESVIVKATGLVRIPDGLSAHEAAPLLCAGLTSFMGLRAIDAVPGALVAVQGIGGLGHLALQYADKLGYRVAAVARGGEKAELAYSLGADHYIDSSAQDPGAALQELGGAAAVIATASSGASMSPLIPGLAVRGRLVVLGASADPISVQTSDLIFGGRSIVGSLTGTPSDNEDNLRFCLAHGIRPMTELMPLADAAKAYEHMMSGQARFRVVLDTAA; encoded by the coding sequence ATGTCTGTCTACCGAGCAGTGCAGGTCAGCGGCTCGCGCAGCTTCGCCGCGGTCCAGCGCGAGGCCGAGGAGCCGGGACCCGGCTTCGTCCGGCTGCGGGTCGAAGCGTGCGGTGTGTGCCACTCCGACGCGTTGGCCGTCGAAGGGCTGCGCGCGGATCCGTCCGTGCCGGTCGTGCCCGGGCACGAGATCGTCGGCGTGATCGAGGCGGTCGGCGAGCAGGTCGGCGAGCGGGCCGGTGGGCAGGCCGGTGGCCAGGTCCGCAGCTGGCAGGTCGGCGACCGCGTCGGCGTCGGATTCCTCGCCGGCCACTGCGGCGTGTGCGACTCCTGCCGCCGGGGCGACTTCGTGTACTGCCAGAACCAGCAGCAGACCGGTACGACGATCGACGGCGGCTACGCGGAGTCCGTGATCGTCAAGGCCACCGGCCTCGTGCGGATCCCGGACGGGCTGTCCGCACACGAGGCCGCGCCGTTGCTGTGTGCCGGCCTGACCTCCTTCATGGGCCTGCGCGCGATCGACGCGGTGCCCGGAGCGCTCGTGGCCGTGCAGGGCATCGGCGGCCTGGGTCACCTCGCGCTCCAGTACGCCGACAAGCTCGGCTACCGTGTCGCGGCCGTCGCGCGCGGCGGCGAGAAGGCGGAGCTGGCGTACTCGCTCGGGGCCGACCACTACATCGACAGCAGCGCGCAGGACCCGGGAGCGGCGCTGCAGGAGCTCGGCGGTGCGGCGGCCGTGATCGCCACGGCGTCCTCCGGCGCCTCGATGAGCCCCCTGATTCCGGGGCTGGCCGTGCGCGGACGGCTGGTCGTCCTCGGCGCCTCCGCCGACCCGATCTCGGTCCAGACCTCAGATCTGATCTTCGGCGGCCGCAGCATCGTCGGGAGCCTCACCGGCACGCCGAGCGACAACGAGGACAACCTGCGCTTCTGCCTGGCCCACGGGATCCGGCCGATGACGGAGCTGATGCCGTTGGCGGACGCGGCGAAGGCCTACGAGCACATGATGTCCGGGCAGGCCAGGTTCCGCGTGGTTTTGGACACTGCGGCCTGA
- a CDS encoding TetR family transcriptional regulator C-terminal domain-containing protein: MARQSMRAQIVDAAAERFHTHGYNAAGVKDITDAAGVPKGSFYNHFESKEALAVTILDLYGQTRRLEDLADESVAPLARLRSHFEFLRGEQEGYDYSRGCLLGNFGAEISDHSEVLREQVQRGFTYWREALAGALADAVRLGEVDQSLDPETTALFVMTAWEGALLAARTSRSGASFDAFFSNVFDRLLRSPAGS; this comes from the coding sequence ATGGCCAGGCAGAGCATGCGAGCGCAGATCGTCGACGCGGCCGCGGAGCGGTTCCACACGCACGGCTACAACGCGGCGGGCGTCAAGGACATCACGGACGCGGCCGGCGTCCCAAAGGGCTCGTTCTACAACCACTTCGAGAGCAAGGAAGCCCTCGCCGTCACCATCCTGGACCTGTACGGACAGACCAGACGGCTGGAAGACCTCGCCGACGAATCGGTCGCCCCCCTGGCGCGCCTACGCAGCCACTTCGAGTTCCTGCGCGGGGAGCAGGAGGGCTACGACTACTCCCGCGGATGCCTGCTGGGCAACTTCGGCGCGGAGATCAGCGACCACAGCGAAGTCCTGCGCGAGCAGGTCCAGCGCGGGTTCACCTACTGGCGCGAGGCCCTGGCCGGGGCGCTGGCGGACGCGGTGCGCCTGGGCGAGGTCGATCAGAGCCTGGACCCGGAGACGACCGCACTGTTCGTGATGACCGCGTGGGAGGGTGCGCTTCTGGCGGCTCGGACCAGTCGCAGCGGTGCTTCGTTCGATGCTTTCTTCAGCAACGTCTTCGACCGGCTGTTGCGGTCGCCTGCGGGGTCGTGA
- a CDS encoding ricin-type beta-trefoil lectin domain protein, with translation MRISSLTGVVCAALVAALALPGAPQAAAATGDAGNGKGHHQAPPTIPAAAPRPTLDKKVPPGAAATGSSSPASAKGAAAAPKAAPAKTAPDPLAAVHSAETADAAKAKSTGKPVAIPELTTERSTSVVNPDGTVSAAISLGPQRAWVNNAWAPIDTSLAKTATGWSPKAAPAQITLSPGGTGPLAVVGLQGKKVTVTWPLGALPAPQVSGGSAVYPQVLPGVDLRVTAGPEGIREVLVVADAHAAANPALRTLRFGVTGSGLSVKTDSSGALLAVDSKGKTVFGGDAPQMWDSSTIAEDHKAVANTTTAGSDASAPGIADQPDLGSKTAVMPIHLAGTTAELTPSQSLLTDPGTHYPVYIDPTIAMPTLYCREMFEGAPTITADCGDPTTSGNLNIMRAGYDPNSGSVGAVRSLFSFDVLNGLTGDNPYNGQPGGAVYDDPSVQPGNILSANLSLTVNSAPNCNGNLFDLYRTGPFVGPNWNSDGPNSAGAFGKEAIFLGQRSTSSCSQGGNMSIDDTAQVQSVFQSSFYGGGSGTASLGVRMANEEVAANNYWSFFFTRPGNASSSASLNVTYRPNPYVVANSLTTNPPMTTSVCQQELVNPSQPIFSSPPPTVGYIGKNFGNQVQLSAQLGDIDANGVYAQYQFADVTSGSGSNSLFFPSSGWYGDSAHGAQAAPGTMPIATITQNTTPLIDGHKYRFAAYVYDPNNGAVTEQNPACYFTVAFNAPQAPTITSAPDFSPLGTPAKSGMYATMASSAGISVQAQTAGVNIDHFEYIFNNDPSAIPATPAGANCANSGNSGCVSASTTGTALAGNTSTATIPVPAGITTFGTNSLWVRAVDAAGNVSPVGQYDFYLPGNPTATPTLGDITGDGVPDVLAVQPVDTTKLASATNPERLLTFPGNADPNVTGSVNQTVEAAPPTAAPDGVTWANTLISHRGALRGVPVDDLFAYSTTNKALYYYLNSDIFGGVVKTDMFAINQKVVVTRPQCTPGPTNGYCANGAYAPDWSKVTQILAFGNAAGTKPGTFAGRTNLITVEDDGNHNANVWMFSAGAGLGQLANPVLLSTGDTSKFNWLNADLVAPGANPGQTLPNLWARDRFTGNLWQLNNALNAAGVEDPTSLANQSAATQLGAKGAYGIDTYPTLFAGGRPNIAPGGTLAENGYPALWDVQNDGQLKFLPGAAGGPITTTGNTWQTTHTAWTSANAITSADGTAITAPSGPLLLGEGYTSGSPQLCMDLQSGVDNPNTPIWTWNCNGQSAQGWIINGDGTIRLGTDTTKCLEIATSVPPYQVLTQSGSAAGNWGANAGTMAGTPVQLNTCNDTNGQAAANQHWILRPSANAQSLNQNGWYDIYNPNSARCLDNGYDTTNTKQQLWIWDCLDNQAQQFQAPAAPGGWDNASAGVLASYPTTPPSTSTTINGDTYSLAATKVGDNYSLNWYIPYDGDYFIESTVGTGPGNGIMQASIDGGSTLPYSVDSYTANAGTAPAYYGAQHLTAGTHTFTFTVTGKNPASSGYQLVLTHMSLAPAHGTGPVSVLKTTPTPTNGVAPLAVSLDASQSYPGRNAISSYAFNFGDGTSVPAGTATTASHTYTAAGTYTASVTVTDSAGVTTTATQSVVVTVVPTGLTSADGTTTAACATTSASAATMASLTPTLSATVAPTQVAQFELRDLTDPSLTPPIAIGAAGSNGSSGPTSSTKAPTLVNGHEYAFAARANDGSGSISPISPTCYFWALTSGTQATATGAAGLPFDNTLYPANSPQTWTGPLTTLKWNNGDLDVYRNSDNALMWGAGVANANNVLALQNDGNIVIYSAQPSISITGWLSGTPVWSTNTSGQGATSALLAADGSFTVRKGTTVLWTAPMASHAWPLSDGQGLTAADNGFVGGSPAKLDNAGVSWQGGGYVGFAGTNRIATAAPVVDTTKSFTVSAWVNLATVGTGTQTMLVQQGTTNSAFYLEYNGSNWQFAMPTTDNASPTWTRITSTNAAAVGAWTHLIATYDSTSGRMALYVNGAPNSTGTIANSIASTGIFAMGRGFIGGVVNNRFKGSMADVRVFQQTVSDSQAASVYQSSSFAKPAVPGIAGSLVSGNSPAGDQICLDDLNGSLTNTTTVIDVYGCNGTWPQAWQFAADGTIRLMGANPAAPPNKCLDTGGVNTQGSKVTLFDCQPGNGNQQWKAVPSSSTPGQYSLQNPPTGMCLDNSNGATNNTNPFQLYSCLDNANQHFTLPTASGQDQKAEGESLWGSAAGGGTMQIQTGSEYSNGAQEFMGSTASGASMTLNMYVANPGSYAVTPLMTMAADYGIVSVSVDGAAALPLTFDGFGSGITTKQFDFGGTVNLTAGMHAFTFTVTGTNTASTGNRYNLGVDTLILQPTAR, from the coding sequence GTGCGGATCAGCTCTCTGACAGGGGTGGTGTGCGCCGCGCTCGTCGCGGCGCTGGCCCTTCCCGGCGCTCCGCAGGCGGCCGCGGCCACCGGCGACGCCGGCAACGGCAAGGGGCACCACCAGGCTCCGCCGACGATTCCGGCGGCGGCGCCCCGACCGACGTTGGACAAGAAGGTGCCGCCGGGGGCGGCCGCGACCGGGTCGAGCAGCCCGGCGAGTGCCAAGGGGGCTGCTGCTGCGCCCAAGGCCGCGCCGGCGAAGACGGCCCCTGATCCGCTGGCGGCGGTGCACAGTGCGGAGACCGCCGATGCCGCCAAGGCCAAGTCCACCGGCAAGCCGGTGGCGATTCCGGAACTGACGACCGAACGCTCCACGAGTGTGGTCAACCCTGATGGGACCGTGAGCGCCGCGATCTCGCTGGGCCCGCAGCGCGCGTGGGTGAACAATGCCTGGGCCCCGATCGACACCAGTCTGGCCAAGACCGCGACCGGTTGGTCGCCGAAGGCCGCTCCGGCGCAGATCACCCTGTCCCCGGGCGGGACCGGGCCGCTGGCCGTGGTCGGTCTGCAGGGCAAGAAGGTCACCGTCACCTGGCCGCTCGGCGCGCTGCCGGCTCCGCAGGTGTCCGGCGGAAGCGCCGTCTACCCGCAGGTGCTCCCCGGCGTCGATCTGCGGGTCACCGCAGGGCCGGAAGGCATCCGCGAGGTTCTGGTCGTCGCCGACGCCCACGCCGCGGCCAACCCGGCCCTGCGCACGCTGCGGTTCGGCGTGACCGGCAGCGGCCTGAGCGTCAAAACCGACTCCTCCGGGGCGCTGCTGGCCGTCGATTCCAAGGGGAAGACCGTCTTCGGTGGGGACGCACCGCAGATGTGGGACTCCTCGACCATCGCCGAGGACCACAAGGCCGTGGCGAACACCACCACCGCCGGCTCCGATGCCAGCGCACCCGGCATCGCCGACCAGCCCGATCTGGGCTCGAAGACCGCGGTCATGCCGATCCACCTGGCCGGCACGACCGCCGAACTCACCCCCTCCCAGAGCCTGCTCACCGATCCCGGCACGCACTACCCGGTGTACATCGACCCGACGATCGCGATGCCGACGCTGTACTGCCGCGAGATGTTCGAGGGCGCGCCGACGATCACCGCCGACTGCGGTGACCCGACCACCAGCGGCAACCTGAACATCATGCGCGCCGGATACGACCCGAACTCCGGCTCGGTGGGCGCGGTGCGGTCGCTGTTCTCCTTCGACGTCCTCAACGGTCTGACCGGCGACAACCCGTACAACGGCCAGCCCGGCGGCGCCGTCTACGACGACCCCTCCGTTCAGCCGGGCAACATCCTCAGCGCCAACCTGTCGCTGACCGTCAACAGCGCGCCGAACTGCAACGGCAACCTGTTCGACCTCTACCGCACCGGACCATTCGTCGGACCGAACTGGAACTCCGACGGCCCGAACTCCGCGGGGGCGTTCGGCAAAGAGGCGATATTCCTCGGCCAGCGTTCGACCAGCTCGTGCAGCCAGGGCGGGAACATGTCCATCGACGACACCGCCCAGGTGCAGTCGGTGTTCCAGTCCTCCTTCTACGGCGGCGGATCCGGCACCGCCTCGCTCGGCGTGCGCATGGCCAACGAGGAAGTCGCCGCCAACAACTACTGGTCGTTCTTCTTCACCCGGCCCGGCAACGCCTCGTCCTCGGCCAGTCTGAACGTCACCTACCGGCCCAACCCCTACGTGGTCGCGAACAGCCTGACGACCAACCCGCCGATGACCACCTCGGTGTGCCAGCAGGAGCTGGTCAACCCCAGCCAGCCGATCTTCTCCAGCCCGCCCCCCACGGTCGGCTACATCGGCAAGAACTTCGGCAATCAGGTCCAGCTGTCCGCGCAGCTCGGGGACATCGACGCGAACGGCGTCTACGCGCAGTACCAGTTCGCCGACGTCACCTCCGGCAGCGGCAGCAACTCCCTGTTCTTCCCGTCCAGCGGCTGGTACGGCGACTCGGCCCACGGCGCCCAGGCCGCACCCGGGACCATGCCCATCGCCACCATCACGCAGAACACGACTCCGCTGATCGACGGACACAAGTACCGCTTCGCAGCCTACGTATACGACCCGAACAACGGGGCCGTCACCGAGCAGAACCCCGCCTGCTACTTCACCGTCGCCTTCAACGCCCCGCAGGCACCGACGATCACCTCGGCACCGGACTTCAGCCCCCTGGGCACACCGGCCAAGTCCGGCATGTACGCCACCATGGCCAGCAGCGCCGGCATCTCGGTCCAGGCCCAGACCGCCGGCGTCAACATCGATCACTTCGAGTACATCTTCAACAACGACCCCTCGGCGATCCCGGCCACGCCGGCCGGAGCGAACTGCGCCAACTCCGGCAACAGCGGCTGCGTGTCGGCCTCGACCACCGGCACCGCGCTGGCCGGCAACACCAGCACGGCGACCATCCCGGTCCCGGCCGGAATCACCACCTTCGGCACCAACAGCCTGTGGGTCCGCGCGGTCGACGCCGCCGGCAACGTCTCTCCCGTCGGCCAGTACGACTTCTACCTGCCCGGCAACCCCACCGCCACGCCGACGCTCGGTGACATCACCGGCGACGGCGTCCCCGACGTGCTGGCCGTCCAGCCGGTCGACACCACCAAACTCGCCAGCGCCACCAACCCCGAACGCCTGTTGACCTTCCCCGGCAACGCCGACCCCAACGTCACCGGAAGCGTCAACCAGACCGTCGAAGCCGCCCCACCGACCGCCGCACCCGACGGCGTCACCTGGGCCAACACCCTCATCAGCCACCGCGGAGCCCTGCGCGGCGTCCCCGTAGACGACCTGTTCGCCTACTCCACCACGAACAAAGCCCTCTACTACTACCTCAACTCCGACATCTTCGGCGGCGTCGTCAAAACCGACATGTTCGCCATCAACCAGAAGGTCGTCGTCACCCGACCGCAATGCACACCCGGGCCGACGAACGGCTACTGCGCCAACGGCGCCTACGCTCCCGACTGGTCGAAGGTCACGCAGATCCTGGCCTTCGGCAACGCGGCCGGCACCAAACCCGGCACCTTCGCCGGACGCACCAACCTCATCACCGTGGAGGATGACGGCAACCACAACGCCAACGTCTGGATGTTCTCCGCGGGAGCAGGCCTGGGCCAGTTGGCCAACCCGGTCCTGCTGTCGACCGGCGACACCTCCAAGTTCAACTGGCTCAACGCCGACCTGGTCGCGCCCGGCGCCAACCCCGGCCAGACCCTGCCCAACCTGTGGGCCCGCGACCGGTTCACCGGCAATCTCTGGCAGCTCAACAACGCCCTCAACGCCGCCGGAGTCGAGGACCCGACCAGCCTGGCCAACCAGAGCGCGGCAACCCAGCTCGGCGCCAAGGGTGCCTACGGCATCGACACCTACCCGACCCTGTTCGCCGGCGGCCGGCCCAACATCGCCCCCGGCGGCACCCTCGCCGAAAACGGCTACCCCGCGCTGTGGGACGTCCAGAACGACGGACAACTCAAGTTCCTCCCCGGCGCGGCCGGAGGTCCGATCACCACCACCGGCAACACCTGGCAGACCACGCACACCGCCTGGACCAGTGCCAACGCGATCACCTCGGCCGACGGCACCGCCATCACCGCCCCCTCCGGCCCGCTCCTGCTGGGTGAGGGCTACACCAGCGGCAGCCCACAGCTGTGCATGGACCTCCAAAGCGGCGTCGACAACCCCAACACCCCGATCTGGACCTGGAACTGCAACGGCCAGAGCGCACAGGGCTGGATCATCAACGGCGACGGCACCATCCGGCTCGGCACCGACACCACCAAATGCCTGGAGATCGCCACCAGCGTTCCCCCGTATCAGGTCCTGACCCAAAGCGGCAGCGCGGCCGGCAACTGGGGCGCCAACGCGGGCACCATGGCCGGAACCCCCGTGCAGCTGAACACCTGCAACGACACCAACGGCCAAGCCGCCGCCAACCAACACTGGATCCTGCGGCCCTCCGCCAACGCCCAGTCGCTCAACCAAAACGGCTGGTACGACATCTACAACCCCAACTCAGCCCGCTGCCTGGACAACGGATACGACACCACCAACACCAAACAACAGCTGTGGATCTGGGACTGCCTGGACAACCAAGCCCAGCAGTTCCAGGCACCAGCCGCACCCGGAGGCTGGGACAACGCCAGCGCCGGAGTCCTGGCCTCCTACCCGACCACCCCACCGAGCACATCGACCACCATCAACGGTGACACCTACTCCCTCGCGGCCACCAAGGTCGGCGACAACTACAGCCTGAACTGGTACATCCCCTACGACGGCGACTACTTCATCGAATCCACCGTCGGCACCGGACCCGGCAACGGCATCATGCAGGCCAGCATCGACGGCGGCAGCACCCTGCCATACAGCGTCGACAGCTACACCGCCAACGCCGGCACCGCACCCGCCTACTACGGCGCACAACACCTCACCGCCGGCACCCACACCTTCACGTTCACCGTCACCGGCAAGAACCCCGCCTCCAGCGGCTACCAACTGGTCCTGACCCACATGAGCCTCGCCCCCGCGCACGGCACGGGACCGGTGAGCGTGCTGAAGACCACTCCGACTCCGACGAACGGCGTCGCGCCGCTCGCGGTCAGCCTCGACGCGTCCCAGTCCTACCCGGGCCGCAACGCGATCAGCAGCTACGCCTTCAACTTCGGCGACGGCACCTCGGTGCCGGCCGGGACCGCCACCACGGCGAGCCACACCTACACCGCGGCCGGAACCTACACGGCCTCCGTCACCGTCACCGACTCCGCGGGGGTCACGACCACCGCGACCCAGTCGGTCGTCGTGACCGTCGTGCCGACCGGCCTCACCAGCGCGGACGGCACCACCACCGCGGCGTGCGCCACGACCTCGGCGTCTGCGGCGACCATGGCCTCGCTCACTCCGACCCTGAGCGCGACCGTCGCCCCGACCCAGGTGGCGCAGTTCGAACTCCGGGACCTCACCGACCCCTCGCTCACCCCGCCGATCGCCATCGGTGCCGCCGGCTCCAACGGCTCTTCCGGACCGACCTCGAGTACGAAGGCCCCGACGCTGGTCAACGGACACGAGTACGCCTTCGCCGCACGCGCGAACGACGGATCGGGCAGCATCTCGCCCATCTCGCCGACCTGCTACTTCTGGGCTCTGACCAGCGGGACGCAAGCCACCGCGACGGGTGCGGCCGGGCTGCCGTTCGACAACACCCTCTACCCAGCGAACAGCCCGCAGACCTGGACCGGACCGCTCACCACCCTCAAGTGGAACAACGGCGACCTCGACGTCTACCGCAACAGCGACAACGCGCTGATGTGGGGAGCCGGGGTGGCCAACGCGAACAACGTCCTGGCGTTGCAGAACGACGGCAACATCGTCATCTACAGCGCGCAGCCCAGCATCAGCATCACCGGCTGGCTTTCCGGGACACCGGTGTGGAGCACGAACACCTCCGGGCAGGGCGCCACGTCGGCGTTGCTGGCCGCGGACGGCAGTTTCACGGTGCGCAAGGGCACCACGGTGCTGTGGACCGCGCCAATGGCCAGCCATGCCTGGCCGCTCAGCGACGGCCAGGGGCTCACGGCCGCGGACAACGGCTTCGTCGGGGGCTCCCCGGCGAAACTGGACAACGCCGGCGTGTCGTGGCAGGGCGGCGGCTACGTCGGCTTCGCCGGGACCAACCGGATCGCCACCGCCGCACCGGTCGTGGACACCACGAAGAGCTTCACGGTTTCGGCGTGGGTGAACCTGGCGACGGTGGGGACCGGCACCCAGACGATGCTGGTGCAGCAGGGGACCACGAACTCCGCGTTCTATCTGGAGTACAACGGCTCCAACTGGCAGTTCGCGATGCCGACCACCGACAACGCCTCGCCGACGTGGACCCGGATCACCTCCACGAACGCGGCAGCGGTCGGAGCATGGACACACCTGATCGCGACCTATGACTCCACAAGCGGACGGATGGCCCTGTACGTCAACGGCGCCCCCAACTCCACCGGGACCATCGCCAACTCCATCGCCAGCACCGGCATATTCGCCATGGGCCGCGGCTTCATCGGCGGCGTGGTGAACAACCGGTTCAAGGGCTCCATGGCCGACGTGCGAGTGTTCCAGCAGACCGTCTCTGACAGCCAGGCCGCTTCGGTGTACCAGAGCAGCAGCTTCGCCAAGCCCGCTGTTCCCGGTATCGCCGGTTCGCTGGTCTCGGGCAACAGCCCGGCCGGCGACCAGATCTGCCTGGACGACCTCAACGGCAGCCTGACCAACACCACCACCGTCATCGACGTCTACGGCTGCAACGGCACCTGGCCCCAGGCCTGGCAATTCGCCGCCGACGGCACCATCCGCCTGATGGGCGCCAACCCGGCCGCACCGCCGAACAAATGCCTCGACACCGGCGGCGTCAACACCCAGGGATCCAAGGTCACGCTCTTCGACTGCCAGCCGGGCAACGGCAACCAGCAGTGGAAGGCGGTTCCCTCAAGCAGCACCCCAGGGCAGTACTCACTCCAGAACCCGCCCACCGGGATGTGCCTGGACAACTCCAACGGAGCCACCAACAACACCAACCCGTTCCAGCTGTACAGCTGCCTGGACAACGCCAACCAACACTTCACCCTGCCCACCGCATCCGGCCAGGACCAGAAAGCCGAGGGCGAATCGCTGTGGGGCTCGGCCGCCGGCGGCGGCACCATGCAAATCCAAACAGGAAGCGAATACTCCAACGGCGCTCAGGAGTTCATGGGCAGCACCGCCTCAGGGGCTTCGATGACGCTGAACATGTACGTGGCGAACCCCGGCAGCTACGCGGTCACACCGTTGATGACGATGGCCGCGGACTACGGGATCGTCTCGGTGAGTGTTGACGGCGCGGCGGCCCTGCCGCTGACGTTCGACGGCTTCGGCAGCGGCATCACCACGAAGCAGTTCGACTTCGGCGGCACGGTGAACCTCACGGCCGGGATGCACGCGTTCACCTTCACCGTGACCGGGACGAATACGGCCAGCACCGGGAACCGCTACAACCTCGGTGTCGACACGCTCATTCTGCAACCCACCGCGCGGTAA
- a CDS encoding heavy metal-binding domain-containing protein, with amino-acid sequence MAQQNGPISQQQQPLPDSARGRLAQSQQGRPCFTSDLSVNEFVLATQAGFTPVGLVMGTSIYHIGIQPARWNTSQELTVLTQAMYTARELAMARMEAEADMLGADGIIGVEVRARRYAFSAEIMEFVAIGTAVKAENNDMRLRTPAGRPFTSHLSGQDFWTLWQHGWVPRALVLGTCVYHVAHLTFRQALQASGQNTELGTYTQAVYDAREIAMSRMQYEGNQVGADGIVGVTVHENDWVWGEHAIEFFAMGTAVSKLHQDASPVSPQMTMPLSG; translated from the coding sequence ATGGCCCAGCAGAACGGACCGATATCCCAGCAACAGCAGCCGCTTCCGGACTCGGCGAGGGGTCGGCTCGCGCAGTCGCAGCAGGGGCGGCCGTGCTTCACGTCCGACTTGTCGGTGAACGAGTTCGTGCTGGCGACGCAGGCCGGGTTCACGCCGGTCGGGCTGGTGATGGGGACCAGCATCTACCACATCGGGATCCAGCCGGCGCGGTGGAACACCAGTCAGGAGCTGACGGTGTTGACGCAGGCGATGTACACCGCTCGGGAGTTGGCGATGGCGCGGATGGAGGCCGAGGCCGACATGCTGGGCGCCGACGGGATCATCGGGGTCGAGGTGCGGGCCCGGCGGTACGCGTTCTCGGCCGAGATCATGGAGTTCGTCGCGATCGGGACGGCGGTGAAGGCCGAGAACAACGACATGCGGCTGCGGACGCCGGCCGGGCGGCCGTTCACGTCGCACCTGTCCGGGCAGGACTTCTGGACGCTGTGGCAGCACGGCTGGGTGCCGCGCGCGCTGGTGCTCGGGACGTGCGTCTACCACGTCGCGCACCTCACCTTCCGGCAGGCGCTTCAGGCCTCCGGGCAGAACACCGAGCTGGGGACGTACACGCAGGCGGTCTACGACGCGCGCGAGATCGCCATGTCGCGCATGCAGTACGAGGGGAACCAGGTCGGGGCGGACGGCATCGTCGGGGTCACCGTGCACGAGAACGACTGGGTCTGGGGCGAGCACGCCATCGAGTTCTTCGCGATGGGGACCGCGGTCAGCAAGCTGCACCAGGACGCGTCGCCGGTGTCGCCGCAGATGACGATGCCGCTGTCCGGCTGA
- a CDS encoding SigE family RNA polymerase sigma factor, with product MRLRDEAEFKEYVAAQSFALRRTAYLMCGDWHQAEDLVQTALLRLYRSWSKVQRSDSRDAYVRQVLVRCLIDERRRSWRRERPFAELPEAGLHVRDKDGAGGADGSSGSGFEIRLGTRDEIFAALAKVPARQRATLVLRFWEDMSVEQAAHVLGCSVGTVKSQTARGLSALRVLLQPIAEPSISRTEKEWDR from the coding sequence ATGCGCCTTAGAGATGAGGCAGAGTTCAAGGAGTACGTCGCCGCGCAATCGTTCGCGCTGCGCCGCACCGCCTATCTGATGTGCGGGGACTGGCATCAGGCCGAAGACCTCGTGCAGACCGCCCTGCTGCGGCTTTACCGGTCGTGGTCGAAGGTGCAGCGCAGCGACAGCCGCGACGCGTACGTCCGCCAGGTCCTGGTCCGCTGCCTGATCGACGAGCGGCGGCGGAGCTGGCGCCGCGAGCGGCCGTTCGCCGAGCTGCCGGAGGCAGGCCTGCACGTGCGGGACAAGGACGGCGCGGGCGGCGCGGACGGGAGCTCCGGCTCCGGCTTCGAGATCCGCCTCGGGACCCGCGACGAGATCTTCGCCGCGCTCGCGAAGGTGCCGGCGCGCCAGCGCGCGACGCTGGTGCTGCGTTTCTGGGAGGACATGTCCGTCGAGCAGGCGGCGCATGTGCTGGGCTGCTCGGTCGGCACCGTGAAGTCCCAGACCGCGCGCGGCCTGTCCGCCCTGCGCGTGCTGCTCCAGCCGATCGCAGAACCCTCCATCAGCCGGACCGAGAAGGAGTGGGATCGATGA